TGGCGCATATTGACCCGCCAACAGAGTTTGAACTTGAGCAGGTAAAGCGTTGGGAAGCATTTTTAAACCAAGATGATTTGAAGTATCAGTTATCGGCTCGCTATATATACGAGCATTGGTTTTTAGCTCACATATATTTTGATCAAAAGACCCCTGATAACTTTTTTAAGCTCGTCCGTTCGAGCACACCTCCAGGCGAAAAAATAAAATTAATAAGCACACGTCGACCTTATGACGACCCTAAAGTTAACCGTGTTTACTACCGATTTTTGCATGATCGCAGCACTGTTTTATCTAAAACTCACTTACCTCTTAAGCTAAATGATGAAAAGTTGACGCGCTTGTACCAACAGTTCATTGCACCAGAGTATACGGTTAAAAGTATGCCTAGCTATAAGGCAGAGTCTGCATCTAATCCGTTTAAAACGTTTGAAGTGATCCCAATTGATTCTAAATATCAGTTTATGCTTGATGAAGCTGAGTTGATTATTATGGGCTTTATTAAAGGGCCTGTCTGTCGTGGTCAGATAGCGTTAAATGTGATTAACGACCACTTTTGGGTTGCTTTTGCTGATCCAAATAAAGTGGCCACCCCAGCGGTTGGACAAATGATAATGCAGCATGAAGACGCACTTGAATTACCAGCTGCAGAAGAAAGTAATGCGTTCCCTATTGCTAATTGGGTTAAATACTCAGCTCTGGAGCAAAAGTATTTGAAAGCAAAGGTCAATTTAGCAAATGAGATGTTTAAAGGCGGTGAGCATTTAACAACAGATTTATTGTGGAAAGGAGATGGCCATAATAAAAATGCAGCACTGACTATTTTTCGTCATTTTGACAGTGCCACTGTGGTGAAAGGTTTTATTGGCCAAGAGCCAAAAACAACTTGGATTTTAGATTATGCCTTATTCGAGCGTATACATTATTTACTGGTTGCTGGTTTTGATGTTTACGGCAATATTGGGCACCAGTTAGTCACGCGTTTATATATGGATTTTTTACGCCTAGAAGGAGAACAAAACTTCTTAGCATTATTACCAGAAAACAAACGAGATAAAATCAAAGGCCAGTGGTATCGCAAATCACCACCAAGTCTTGCTGAGTTTTTTAAAAATAACCGTGAGTTTAGTCAGCCAAGCGGAATAACTTATAAAACAAACACCCCTCAAAAAGAATTGTATGCATTAATGAAAGAGGCGCTAAGTCCAGTGCTAAGTGAGCACTACGATTATAAGCAAGTACCTAAATCGTTAAGTGCCATTAATACTATGCCGGCAAAAGCAGTAAATTTATTACCGCAGTTATCGTTTGTATTAGTAAAGCAAGATGACGATAGCCATAACGCTTATACAATTATTCATCACAATGCGCATTACAATATTTCGAGCTTGTTAAATGAAGACGGTCAACGAGCTTTTGAAGAAGACACGGCAACAATCGTCCCTGGTTTTATAGGTGACTACCCAGCCTCTATTTGGTATTTAAATAATGAACAACAGGTTGAGGCTTTTGCTGAACAGTTACCTATGATGCAAGTAGAAGCTGATTACGCAGCCTTAAAAACTAAATTTGGAATTAGACGTTCTCATCCACAGTTTTGGCAATACAGCGATATTTTACACGCAACAGCAAAAAAATACCGTGGTGTTGAATATGGCTTGTTCGATTACAACCGTTTAGAAAACAGATAGTAAGCCCTCTTATATAGCCCAGCTCTGAGTTGGGCTTTTTTATATTTATAGGTTAAGCATAGATATTGATGTAATTGGACTACACTTAAACCAAAAAGTTAGGCTAACTATGTTTGAAGTTGTCGCAAATATTCGCCTACGTAATCGGTGGGCATTAATCGCTATTGCGCTATTAATTAGTGTTTCTGTATCACTAATGCAGTACTTTTTTTCAGTACAGAAAAATGATGCAAACATTATTAACATTGCTGGTAAACAGCGAATGCTGTCGCAAAAAATTGCATGGCATGGTGATAAGTTATTAACCTCGCAAGTTCCTAGTACTAGTCATCAGCAGTCTTTAGATGCATCGCTCAGCCTATTTAAAGCAAACCATCAATATTTATTGTTAAAAAACGATAATGGTCAATATAAATACCTCAGCCCTGAGCTTATAAAGTTATATATACAACCACCTGTTGAGCTAGATTTGCGCGTGCAAAAATTTATCCAACAGGTAGAAGGGCTGCTGTATAAACAGGAAAAAATAAACCCCGATGTGTTTTCTGTTAAGCGCATGGAAGAGTTACTAAAGTATTTAGATCAAGCTGTTGGCTTATTTGAAAAAGCGTCCGTTAAAAAAGTGGCGTGGGTGTCTTCAGCCGAGCTGTTTTTTTGGTTGCTAACTATGTTATTGCTTATTGGTGTATTACGTTTTGTGTTCATACCGATGGAAAAGCAGATCACTAAGGCGTTATCAAAGTATCAACAGCAAAAAGATTTTGCGCAGCAAGTGAGTAAAAATAAAGAACACTTTATAGCTCGAGCAAGTCATGAGTTTAGAACGCCCCTACAAGGTTTTGTTACCTCGATTGATTCGTTAGAGGTCAGTAATAGCCAAAAATCGATTAAAACACAGGCCTCTTATTGCGCATCAAGAATAATAGCAATGCTTGACGAACTTCAAGATTTACAGGCGCTTAGTTTGGGCCGTTGGGCATTAAAACCGTCAAATGAAAACTTACTTCAGTCATTCAATAAAGTGCTTTTAGGGTATGAATTTGGTTACAACCAAAAAGGCATTGCCTTAGTTAGAGCACTTGATTCGACACTTGACCAAGCTATAAAACTAGATCATCAACGCTTTCAGCAAGTGTTAGCTGAGTTAGTTGGCAACGCATTAAAGTTTACAGAAGAGGGGGCTGTTACTGTTAAGGCTTGTGTTAGCAATAAGCAATTAACAGTAACAATAACGGATACAGGTTCAGGGTTAACCAAGCCAGTCAGCAGGTCAACCTTTGATTCATCTAATCAAAATAATCACTTTCAAGGGTTAAGAACAGGCCTTGCAAGGGTGCAGTACATTGTTGATGCTTTTGACGGAAATATTGTGTTTGAAAATACATCGCCAAATGGGGTGTGCGTTACGCTGAAAATGCCCGTTGTGATTGATGAAAGTCCACCTTCGTTAAGTGCACTGTTACCTAAAAATATGCATTGTTTAGTTGTTGAAGATAACCCGTTAAACATGCACATTT
This DNA window, taken from Pseudoalteromonas marina, encodes the following:
- a CDS encoding fatty acid cis/trans isomerase, which encodes MNKLIGIVTLVILSGCAYLGNAHYNELFGTEQAQQRIVSHTTGEGANFLQNVKPVLDTRCVVCHGCYDAPCQLKLSSPEGIDRGVSKDLVYDGTRLLATTPSRLLFDATTTEQWREKNFTPVLNERVQTEEANLAGSVLFNSLVLKQSHELPANEILNNEFDFSLSRSQTCATMGEFDQLAGEQPHAGMPYGLPGVSRDEFNHLQKWLKAGGKMAHIDPPTEFELEQVKRWEAFLNQDDLKYQLSARYIYEHWFLAHIYFDQKTPDNFFKLVRSSTPPGEKIKLISTRRPYDDPKVNRVYYRFLHDRSTVLSKTHLPLKLNDEKLTRLYQQFIAPEYTVKSMPSYKAESASNPFKTFEVIPIDSKYQFMLDEAELIIMGFIKGPVCRGQIALNVINDHFWVAFADPNKVATPAVGQMIMQHEDALELPAAEESNAFPIANWVKYSALEQKYLKAKVNLANEMFKGGEHLTTDLLWKGDGHNKNAALTIFRHFDSATVVKGFIGQEPKTTWILDYALFERIHYLLVAGFDVYGNIGHQLVTRLYMDFLRLEGEQNFLALLPENKRDKIKGQWYRKSPPSLAEFFKNNREFSQPSGITYKTNTPQKELYALMKEALSPVLSEHYDYKQVPKSLSAINTMPAKAVNLLPQLSFVLVKQDDDSHNAYTIIHHNAHYNISSLLNEDGQRAFEEDTATIVPGFIGDYPASIWYLNNEQQVEAFAEQLPMMQVEADYAALKTKFGIRRSHPQFWQYSDILHATAKKYRGVEYGLFDYNRLENR
- a CDS encoding response regulator, producing the protein MFEVVANIRLRNRWALIAIALLISVSVSLMQYFFSVQKNDANIINIAGKQRMLSQKIAWHGDKLLTSQVPSTSHQQSLDASLSLFKANHQYLLLKNDNGQYKYLSPELIKLYIQPPVELDLRVQKFIQQVEGLLYKQEKINPDVFSVKRMEELLKYLDQAVGLFEKASVKKVAWVSSAELFFWLLTMLLLIGVLRFVFIPMEKQITKALSKYQQQKDFAQQVSKNKEHFIARASHEFRTPLQGFVTSIDSLEVSNSQKSIKTQASYCASRIIAMLDELQDLQALSLGRWALKPSNENLLQSFNKVLLGYEFGYNQKGIALVRALDSTLDQAIKLDHQRFQQVLAELVGNALKFTEEGAVTVKACVSNKQLTVTITDTGSGLTKPVSRSTFDSSNQNNHFQGLRTGLARVQYIVDAFDGNIVFENTSPNGVCVTLKMPVVIDESPPSLSALLPKNMHCLVVEDNPLNMHILTRILSQLNYSYECAKNGKVACEMATKNEYQVIFMDLNMPIMDGFEAIKKIRIFDANTPIIVVTANTSESDIAITTQLGANGHVFKPISTQALAEVLIGSLNPK